The bacterium BMS3Abin08 genome contains the following window.
AATATTCATTTATTTATATAGCCGGCATCCCCGATCAAAGATCGGGACATTCAGCCGGCCTCCTCGTAAGGAGCTGTATGATTGAATCTGATGGGTTTTGAATTTTGCATCAGATTCACCGGGAAAGTGAATCGCAAAATTCCCTCGGAAGCGGGCGGAATGCCCGCTGAGAATGACTGAAGATTCCATCATGCCGCTCCTTAACATTTATTGAACATTTATTGCCGCTGAATTCGAGTTGTATATCTTATCCCTTTACCTCGCCACTGCCTCTTCTTCCCCTTTTACCGCCTCTCCCGTCTTCCTCTGTATTACCACTATTGCTCCTGTCGGACATACATCTACACAATCTCCACAACACGTGCACCTCCTGTCCCTTATCTCATACGGTAGATAGCCGGTCTTAAACCCAGCACTCTTTTCACCTATAATTGCGTTATACCTGCATTCATCCTTGCACAGGCCACATAAAATACATTTCTCGGGAATCACCCTGTATTCAACAAAAGCAGGACATTCAAGTTCATGACACTTATCATCAAAATGCTCCTGTGATAACCCCCTGTCCATCCATTCCAAAAGAAACTTAGCCGTATCCTTGCCCTTCCTGCAGAATGAACTCAGGAGCATGTTCTCTGCTATGTCTTTCAGCGCTGAAATATCCTTCTCATCGCCTTCACCCTCTGTTATATTCAGCAGCCTGACCTTTGCCTCATATGAACCAAAGGCACAGGGATAGCACCTCCCGCACATCGGTCCTTTCAGAAATTCTTCAACATAATACAAAGCCATCTGAACGGGACATCTTCTCTCCTCTGCTGCACTCTTTATATCTTCAACTTTCACCTTGCTCTTCCCTTCCATATTTCACCTCGATAAACTTATTCTAAGATTCAATGGGGCACCCTCTATGCCGGACTGTTTCTACTGACGTGTCAACCTTGTAATGTCGGGGTCTTTGGATTGTCATTCCCGCTACGTCGGGAATCATACTCCTCTTGGATTCCGGACAAGCCGGAATGACAATTGAGAGTTGACGCGACACTACGTTACTCCTCCTCTATCCTCTCTATCAGCTTTTTCAGTTTTCCGGGCCCTGTCTCCCCTATTATGTCCTCATTCACGGTTAACACCGGTGCAAGACCGCAACATCCCACACAGCCTACGGTCTCAAGCGTCAGTGTGAGATCCCCGGTTGTTTCTCCCGCACCTATCTTGAAATGCTTCTCAAGCGTGTCAAGCACTTTAGAAGCTCCACGGACGTGGCAGGCGGTTCCCACACATACCCTTACAATATTCTTACCCCTTGGCGTAAAATGGAACTGGCTGTAAAAACTCGCCACACTGTATATCTCAACAAGGGGAAGCGCGAGTCTTACGGAGAGCCCCTCGAGCACCTCACCGGGCAGATAACCATACTCCTCCTGAATCTTGTGAAGAATGGGTATTAAAAGCCCCCTCTTCCTGTCCTGTTCACTGATTACCTCTCCGATTCCTATCTCCATTTCGATATCAAGCCATTCGATCTCCATAGGGACCTCCCGTTGCCTCCGGTCATTAGGTCATTCGGCCGACAACGTCAGCCGTCATTATAAATAGAGTCCGTGTATAAACTGCCGTTATCCGTCATTCCCGCAATCCCGAACGCATTCGGGAGTCGGAAATCCTTCTCAAGGAACGATTCCGGACAAGCCGGAATGACGGAAAAAACGGCAACTACATGTATTTGTCATTCCCGCAAGTGAAGCGCGTCGGAAATCCTTCTCAAGGAACGATTCCGGACAAGCCGGAATGACGGAAAAAAACGGCAACTACATGTATTTGTCATTCCCGCAAGTGAAGCGTGTCGTAAATCCTTCTCAAGGAACGATTCCGGACAAGCCGGAATGACGGAAAAAAACGGCAACTACATGTATTTGTCATTCCCGCAAGTGAAGCGCGTCGGGAATCCTTTTTAAAGAACGATTCCCCGAACGCTTTCGGGAAATGACGGGAAAACGACCCCTATGCGCTTTGAACGATTCCGGACAAGCCGGAATGACAGATTAGAAAAAATTGAGTTTATACACAGATTCTAAATAGAGTCTGTGTATAAACTGCTGTTTTATATTTTTGTCATACCCGAAGTCTGTAGTCGGGTATCCAGAAGTTACTGAAAAGACTGGATTCCCGCCCAACTGACCGCGGGAATGACGGCTCTATTGTTGAGTTTATACACAGACTTTAGGGGGAAACAGAAACTAAAACTCCATTCTGCATCCCGTCGTTGCATATTCAAACTCAACGGGAAATGCTATGGAAATCCTTTTTATTGCCTCAAATCCGGTACAGTGAAGCGGAATAAGTTTTCCTATTTTCAACCGTCTGAACTCTTCAATTGTCCTGTCGATCTTATCCTCCCCCGGACCAATCAGATGAAAGCCACCTATTACACAATACACGGTAGTAATTCCGGTTATTTCAATGGCATGTTCAATTGTGTTGACAATCCCTGCATGACTGCATCCTGCTATGATAACAAGTCCCTTATTTGTATTTATTATCACACCCTGGTCATCCAGCACCCTGTCATTTAACATCTTGCCGTTCCTTTGAATCCTGAACACCTTCAGCTCTTCCCATTCGTGCAACCTGGGTATTTCTCCTGTTGTCATAACACCTCCGGCAAGCTTCAGAGGTTCTCTGTGTAATTCGATATTCCGGCTTTCCAGGTCTATTTCGGGGGAAGACAGATCAAAAATGACACCCCCCTTTGACTCTATATACCTCTTATTAAAGGTATCGGGGTGTGCCATAATCCTGCCCCTGACCCTTTGGATCCCACCTGTGTGGTCGCTATGGCCATGAGAGAGAAAAGTAACATCAATGTCATCAACGCTCAGGCCTATCAGTCCCAGGTTATGCTCTAATGCAATCCCGGTAGCGCCTGTATCTACAAGTATCCTCTTGCCACCCGTCTCTATAAGTGCTGCAAAACCATGTTCAGCTATAAAGTTCTTGTTGGGCTTGGAAATACGCTCAATAATCTCACTCCCCGGGATCAACTCCATAACGGTGTTGTCAACCAAGATAGTTACGGCAGCTTCAACCGTTTCCAAATCCCACTCTCCGATACTCTCCATTCATCCTCCTTATTGTTAAAAACAAATACAAAAAAACGTGACCGCTGTTTCAAGTTCCGACACTAATTTACGTGCCTTTATTTTATCTCTTTAAGCTCGCCCGTATGGACATCGAATATAAACCCCCTGACGGGGATTCACATATGAATAACCTCTCAACACCTGATAGTGCAAATCCTGTGTATCGACTAAAAAAAGACCCTCCCCAACCCAGGTTATTTTTCTTGCCGGATGCCGAGGCATCTAACAAGTATCTTTTTATATTGTTGGGGTTCTCCCTGATAAGCCCTGTTTAGTGTCTGTGTATAAAGTCGAACAGTTGTCGTTTTTCCGTCATTCCGGCTTGTCCGGAATCGTTCTTTAAGAAGGATTCCCGACGCCCGAATGCGTTCGGGATTGCGGGAATGACAAATAACCGTCAAGCTCTCCGACCAAGACCAAAGGTCGGAGCTTGCCAATGTAAGGAAAATTTTATTAATTACATTCCTTGCCTTCATCCCCTACCAAATGCCGGGGCCTTCGGCAAGGTGCATTGTAATTTATACACGGACTCTGTTTAGTGTCTGTGTATGATCCGGGCCGTCATTAAAAAGTGATTACCTCATATCCCTCCTTAATAAGACCAATGAGTTCCTTTCCCACAGGAGCCAGTGAGACCCCCGAGGCCTCGACCTCTTTTACAACATCAGCCCCTTCCGCATTCATCCTGCATGCCTGGACCGAAACGGCATCCTTTACCTCATCGATTACCTCCTTGAACGCCGCATCCTTGAAAATATCCACAGCCTGGGCTGATATGATTACCTTTACATCCTCGAGTTCTCCGCTTTCCTTTGCCATCTTCGCAAACTTCAATCCTGTAAAGACCTTCCTTCTGTCTTTAGGGTCAGACAGTACAAGCACAACCAGCTTTGCCATGATCAACCTCCTTCAGGTTATAATTAGAGTTTGTGGATAAACTACAATCATTTGTCATTCCCGCAATCCCGAACGCATTCGGGAGTCGGGAATCCTTCTCGAAGAACGATTCCGGACAAGCCGGAATGACGGAAAAACGACAACTGTTCGACTTTATACACAGGTTATAATTGATGGTTTCGCAAAAATCGTCATTCCCGCGAAAGCGGGAATCCAGGAAGCGTGTAACTATCTGAAAAGACTGGATTCCCGTTTCCACGGGAATGACAAAAAAACACTTTTTCAGACTTTTTACGAGTCAATCATAATTAACATTTGTATCTGAAACCATGCCGGCAGATGCCGGGGGTCCGGCCTGCTTTCCTGTGAACTTCCCTTTAAACCTCGTTGGTCATTCAGATTGTGTCACTGCATCTTTATCCGGCTTCCCGGAGGCAACCTCGTCAGACTCATCACCCTCATCACACTTCTTTTCTTCATCATCGATTACCAGCCCCATTGGTCTCCTGGTTGAAAATCTCTCTCTTGCTTCCTCTATGTGAGTCGTCATGATGATTCCGCCGGTTGCACAGACTGCGGCACATTTACCACAGCTGACGCACTCATCGTAAACTTTCAGCCAGGGCAAGAAAATCCCCTCTTTTTTTGTTTTATACATCCTGAGTCCATGTACAATACAGGCATCAACACAGTCGGAACAACCTTCGCACTGTTCCGGTATAATCCACGGTAATACCTCTTTCCCGATCTTCACAGCATTAACGGGACATATGCCGTAGCATGCCTTGCACTGTGTACAGTACTCCTTATCGATATAGAAACCGGATCTGGTTTCCTTGACGGCATCAAAGGCACAGACTTCCTTGCAGACACCGCAGAGGAAGCATTCAGAGCCCTCAATCCTGTAAACCCCGATACCGGTACAGACATTTGCCCCGCAGAACTTGTCATTTATATGTTCTTCGTACTCTTCACGGAAATGTTTAATGGTTGAGAGGACAGGATTCGGAGCGGTCTGGCCAAGACCGCACAAAGAGCTTTTTTTGACTATATTACCTATTTTTTCAAGTCTTTCAATATCACCTTCCTCGCCATCCCCGGATGTTATTTTTTCGAGTATCCGGAGCATCTGGAATGTACCGATCCTGCAAGGAGGACACTTTCCGCAAGACTCCTTCTGGGTAAAAGACAGAAAGAACTTTGCGATATCAAGCATACAGTTGTCTTCGTCCATGACGACCATTCCGCCGGAACCCATCATTGAACCCGCCTGGGTAAGAGAATCAAAATCAACTGTGAGATCGAGATGATCCTCCGATAAACACCCGCCGGAGGGACCCCCGGTCTGCACTGCCTTGAACTTCTTTCCACCCATGATCCCACCACCTATTTCAAAGATAATCTCCCTCAGCGTTATTCCCATAGGCACTTCAATGAGACCGGTGTTTACAACCTTGCCTGTCAGTGCAAACACCTTTGTACCCGGGCTCTCTTCGGTCCCGATGCCCCTGTAGTAGTCGGATCCTTTCAAAACTATGTGAGGTATCTGCGCCAGTGTCTCCACATTATTTATCACTGTAGGCATGTTCCACAGGCCGTTTATTGCCGGATAAGGCGGTCTCGGTCTCGGAAAACCTCTCTGACCTTCGATAGAGCTTATCAGGGCAGTCTCTTCACCACAGACAAAGGCCCCTGCTCCTTCTCTGATATCAACCATAAAACTGAAGCCCGTCCCGAGAATGTCCTCACCAAGCAGGCCGAGTTCCTCTGCCAGCTTGATGGCTATCTTGAGGTTTTTGACAGCCAAAGGATACTCATGGCGAACGTATATAAAACCATACCGGGCATTGACTGCATAGGCACAGATAATCATTCCTTCAAGCAGACTCTGAGGGTCTCCCTCCATAAGAGACCTGTCCATGAATGCCCCGGGGTCTCCCTCGTCTCCATTGGCTATAACCAACTTTATTTTACCCGGAGCCTTTCCGGCGACTTCCCATTTTGTTCCTGTAGGAAATCCTGCACCTCCGCGCCCCCTGAGACGTGATTTCTTAACCTCTTCCACTACCTGTTCACGGGACATGGTTGAGAGGACCTTCTCCAGGGCTGCATATCCATCCATTGCAAGATAATGGTATATATTACAGGGATCTATTAAACCGTTATTCCTTAATACGACCCTTGCCTGTTTTTTATAGAAGGGAATGTCTTCCATCTTCTCAACGGGTTCCTCTGCAACCGATTCCCTGTAGAGAAGCCTCCTGACAGGGGTATCGGCTAAAAAGGTTTTTCCAATAATCTCCCTTACCCTTTCAGAACCCACCTTCTGATAAAAATAGCCGTAAGGCTCTATCTTCATAACAGGACCCTTCTGGCAGAGACCCTGGCATCCCGTCGTTACGACCTCAACACCGGGATCACCCTTTGAAAACTCCTCTTCAAATGCCTTCGTAACCCTTTTAGCGCCCATTGCACCACAGGCAGTTCCACAACATATCTTCACTTTTTTCTTGTTGGTGTTGACCAGCTCCTTCTTCAGGCTGAACCTCAGGTTCCTCAGTTCTTCAATGCTGTTTACCCTTTCCATTTGTGTTACGCTCCCTGCTTGAAATTAAATTCCTTATTCAATGATTTCAGTCAAACTCCCCGACCAAAGGTCGGAGCTTGCCAATGTAAGGGAAACTTAATTAGAGTCTGTGTATAAACTGCCATTTTTTATTTTTGTCATACCCGAAGTCTGTAGTCGGGTATCCAGAAGTTACTGAAAAGACTGGATTCCCGCCCAACAGACCGCGGGAATGACGGCTCATTGTTGACTTTATACACAGACACTAATTAGTGTCTGTGATTAAGTCGGACAGTTGTCATTTTGTCAGTCATTCCGGCTTGTCCGGAATCCGTCTTTAAAAAAGATTCCCGACATGCTTCGCTTGCGGGAATGACAAATACATGTAATTTATACACAGACTCTAATTACATTCCTTGCCTTCATCCCCAACCAAAGGTCGAGGCTTTCGGCAAGGTACATTGTAACGGACCTGAACACTTGAAGAATCAGTCAACGCCGAACATAATATAAAGAAGGCCTGCCCCCGGCATCTACGTTCCAAACTCGTATACCTTCAGGTTCAGTTCTTCCCGTGACCTGTCAATATACTCAAGGGCAAGATCGAACATCTTTTCATAATCGGGCTCGAAATGGATTGCACCCTTAAACCTCTCATACCATATCTCCGTCATCATCTTTGTTACATCCTCACTGGCTCCAACGGGAGAGGTCCCACCCAGGATAACGGGAATACCTGAAGCAGCAAAATAACATCCGACAGCGATCTCTTTTTCAGCCATCCACTCCGGGGCAATTATGACAACGGGCATCCCGCCGATCTCATCTGACAGGCCTCCTTCAGATGCCATGGCAGAGAGGATGGTCAAAAGCCTTGAGTTGTCGTGGCAGGCCCCCAAATGCAGTATCGGGGGTATTCCTATTTCCTCACAGATCCCTCTTAATCCGGGACCCGCTTCTTCAATTGCAGTTTCCGGATCAAGAAGCCCTGAAACTGCACACGCCGCCGCTCCACATTCAGTCGAGAACACAAGGATATCATCCTTGATTAACTCCCTTGCAAGACAGGTGTGAATGCCGGTAGCCTGAACCCTTGGATTATCACAACCCACGAGCCCGACTATCCCCCTGATTCTGCCTTCAACAACAGCGTTGTTAATGAGGGCAAACGACAGATTTGCTCCATCTCCATTCATATGCTCCAGGTATTCATGAGAGAAACCCGACAGAAAAGAAGACGTCTCGGTTACCCTCTCACCCATCCCTGTCCTGTTGGGATAATTATCTATTGCAAGTTTTATTATTTCTCTCGCTGTCTCCTTTGCCTTATGCACATCATATTCCAGATGTATAGCTTCCGGGAAGTGCGCCTTTCTGGAAGTGGATATTACTTTGGTGTGAAAATTATATGCAACCGCTGTAAGGGTCGGCATGATACACTGGGAGTCTAAAACGATCGCATCAATAAGCCCCGTGATTAAACAGAGTTCCTGATTTGTAAATCCCCCGGCTGTAGGGAGGCCATGCCTCATAACAAATATATCTCCCAGATTTATCCCTTCGGCCCCCTTTGACCGGGCATGTTCAATCATGTCAGGTTCTGAAATCACATCCAGGATTGCCCTTGCAAGGGAGGGATCATGTCCGATGATGATCAGATTAACCTCGTTCTCCTTAAATATCCCGAATCCTGCCTCTGCTTTAACAGGCTGGGGTGTGCCAAAAAGGATATCCGAGATGTCTGTTGCTATCATGGACGCTCCCCATCCGTCTGCAATAGATACCCGGAGAGCGCTCAGGAGGAGGCTGTCCGGATCATGATCAACCCCAATACCGGTCCGGTGCAGGGCCTCTGTGACCTCCCTGTCAACACCTCCCGGAACCACACCCCATTGCTCCCATCTCTGCAGCGTCTTTTCAGGCGCCCTTTTCACATAATTCAGGACACCCCATTGTCTTCCAAAATCATCTATAAACCTCTGCGCCACCTCCCCTGCTATATCATCCGTATCCCTTCCTTCGGTGTCTATTTCAAGAATACCTGCAATCCTGTAAAGCTTCTTTGTGTCTGTTATCTTAAACTCCCTTATTTCACCCCTTGCGACCCCACGCAGTGTAAGAACCATCTCCCGTGCGTGGTCCGAATGTGCTGCTGCACCTGCCGCCGCCATTCTCAGAAAATTTCTTGCCACAACGGTTGAGAGCTTAGATCCGCAAACCCCCTTTTCTATCCTTTCTTCACTGCTCTGTGTAAACCTGCATGGCCCCATATGACAGATCTTGCAGCAGGCGCCCACGGCGCCCGAAGGACACGGCTTCAGTGCCTGAGCCCTGTCAAAACAGGTTTCCATCCAGTAGGATTTGCCCCATTGAATAATCTGTTCCGCCCATTTATTTCCACTCAGTTGATTACCGGACATTGTTCCTCCAATAACGGTTTTATCTATGTAACCTGTTGATCAAATTAGCCATGTACCCTGCCCCAAACCCGTTGTCTATGTTCACTACAGAAACACCGGAAGCACATGAATTGAGCATTCCCAGCAGGGCCGCAACACCCTGAAAACTTGCGCCGTATCCCACGCTGGTAGGTACGGCTATAACAGGCTTGTCTACAATACCTCCGACAATGCTCGGTAAGGCTCCTTCCATGCCTGCAACAACTATCAGTACCGTTGCCGAGGTTATAAGATTCACATTGTCAAAAAGCCTGTGTATACCTGCAACGCCGACGTCAAAAAGACGCTCCACTTTGTTTCCCATGGCCTCTGCCGTAACGGCAGCCTCCTCGGCCACAGGGATATCAGATGTACCCGCAGAGATTACAAGAATCAATCCGGTGTTCTCCTTTTCTTTATCCTTCTTCCTTCTTTTTATGACTATCATCCTGGCCTGTTCGTTGTATACGGCCTTCTTATATCTCTTTTTCACCTGTTTGAAAACATCCTTATCGGTCCTTGTTACAATTGCGTCATTTCCACCTTTGATCAGGACCTCGATTATGGAAACAATCTGTTCGGGGGTCTTGCCCTCCCCATAAATAATCTCCGGTGCCCCCTGCCTGATACTGCGGTGGTTATCGACCTTGGCAAATCCTATATCCTCATAGGGCAGGGTTTTAAGCTTTTTCAAGGCGTTATTAACATCGATCTGCCCTTTCTTCACCTTATTCAGCAATTCTTTCAGGTAATCACCCCTCATTTTTATCAAGCACCTCGTTCATGGAACCTGTCCTGTAACCCAGCAGGTCGACGGTAACATAATGAAAGCCGATTCTTTTCAGGTTGGTATCAATCAAAAGCCTGAGATCGGTATTATTAAAAAAAGACATCTCTTCAGGAAGGAATTCCAGTCTTGCTATCCCGTTGTGATGTCTTACCCTGAACTGAGTAAACCCCAGCTCTCTCAAAACCCTCTCTGCCTGTTCCACTTTTTTCAACTTATCCTCGGTTATCTCCTCGCCATAGGGTATGCGGGAAGAAAGGCATGCAAGTGAAGGTTTGTCCCATGTGCTTAGCCCTAACTGTTTCGATATATCTCGTATCTCTTTTTTTGTTAGTTCTGCCTCGGCCAGAGGACTTCTTACACCCAATTCCTCCGCCGCCTTTCTGCCGGGCCTGTAATCACCTGTATCATCAAAATTGGAGCCATCAACAACATTACAAATTCCATATTCCTCTGCCAATGGTTTCATTTTAGAAAAAAGATCGCTTTTACAAAAGTAACAACGATCAGGTCTGTTTTCAGAAAACCCCGGTATCTCGAGTTCATTGGAATCAACAACAATATGCTTAACATTCATCCCATTGGCTATGGCTATGGCTTCCTTCAGCTCTCTCTCAGGATACGTTGGAGAGGCAGCGGTCACAGCGACAACCCTGTCTCCGAGGACATCTCTGGCTACCCGCAAAAGAAAGGTGCTGTCAACCCCTCCGGAAAAAGCAACACAAACACCTTCAAGGGAAGAGAGTATTCCCCGCAAATGACTGAACTTCTTCTCTGTATCTGAAATGTCTCTGGTTTCTATCATATACTCACCTCCACTGTTTTATATTTCTACAGTCATTTCATCACAGCTACTATTAAATGACGATTCAATCCTGTTCCTGAGGACCTCTAATGAAACGCAGGCACCGGAGATATCACTTGCAATCTTCTGGACTTCAACAAGAAAGTCGTGCTCAACATCGATTGACAGGGGTGCCGAGGGGTCGCCGATAATCTTGAACCTGCACAGCAGAGACTTGCTCTTCCCGTTCAGACTTAAGTGAATAGTCTTCTCAACGAAGGTCACCTTCTGGAATACGTGACTGGTTTGAATTCTGTGATAACCGGAAATCCTGAGTTCTCTTGCCAGAAAGTTGGCGATCTCTTCCTCATGCCCGTCATCCGTATCTATTAATATTATATTACCGGGACGGTTCTTTTTGGTAATTGCGGGAATCAGCTGTACATTATGGGCCCCGAGTTCCATCATCCTCTCGATGGCAAAACCCAGTATCTCCCCTGAAACATGGTCTACTTGAGCAAGTATAATCCGAGCTTCTTTCTCCATAACCCTTGAAACTCCTTCTTCTCCTTTTCAATCATGTTGCTAAGACTTAGCAACCCTTCTACCTTCAGAGGAAATCTCCGGCCGAACCGTCGACGGCACAGGATTTAGCCTTTTCAAAGATCGGCCGAACCGATAGAGGGAGCATCTCCCTTATCTTTTCCACGCTTTTATCGTCGACGGCCTCCCTGATTGAGGCAAGGATTACCTCAAATGCCCTCTCAGCGGCTGCCCTGTAAGGGTAGTTACCCAGGTTCTTTGCCAGGGTTATACAGTCCGTCTCACCCTCATCAACCTTCCCGCTTAAACTTGCATCTTCCCACAGGCCCCTGAGAGGTTCAGGCAGCAACTCCCGGATATCCCGGACAGGTCCTTCGGGAAGGACACTTTTCAGAGAGGCCATAACCAGAGACGTCGTCTCTTCAGCACGTTCGGGATAACAGTACTGCCCTAATATCATCACCCTTTTAAAATAATCTTCCTTTGACGGCATATTTCTATATGGACGGCCTCTTTAAAAATCAAGCCCTTTCATAATATCCGAGGTCAACTGCGTAGCCTTTTTAAGCCCCGGTGACGGCATTGATACTATTACATTCGCCACTTCCGCCGCTGTCTCAGCCGCCTCCTTTGGGTCCATCCCCATTGCAGCGGCCATACAGGCACAAACGACCACATCCATTGAACAGGCCCCCGAGTTCAGGAGTTCCGTGACGGCCATACCAACGGCAGCCAATGCATCCATGGTCTTTTTGTCACCCTTCAGCAGGATTTCCGGCGCCACCTTTGCCAGTAGGTTTTCCCATACATATACCTTGCCGTCTATCTTCAGCTCAACATCCACATAGGCATCAAAGGCAAAGTGTTTCTGGGCAAACTTATGAGTACGCCGGCCCGCTCCCGGCCTTACATCCGTGAACTTTATATATTCGATATCCTTTTTTAATACCTTGCTCATCGACTTGGCCACGGTGACGGCTATCGCTTCAATATGTTTCTTCTGGACACCTTCAAGCAGTTTCGAGAGGGTTTTCCCCTCCTTCATCTGTTCATAGGCATAAATAGCCCTCTTTGTGATGGCATTGGTCATACCCGGTTCAGTTGCCCTGATTATTGCATCCGTCAGAGGTCCTCTCTCTACAAACTCCGCACGCCGTGCGAGTATGTTGGTCGCAACTGTGGCATCCTCCTGCTGAAAGTACCCCTTCAGGGTCTCACCAATTATGGAGATTATCTCATCCTGAGTTGCTCCTTTGCCCATGAGATACAGGGCCAGCGAAGGGGCGGTGACCCAGTGATTAAGGGGAAGTAACAGGGGACCACCGGCTCTACCAACACCCAGTGCGGCCCCTTCTTTTATTAATGAACAGATCTCATTGAACATTATCATCCCCACAACGGTAGGGG
Protein-coding sequences here:
- the hndC_4 gene encoding NADP-reducing hydrogenase subunit HndC, whose product is MERVNSIEELRNLRFSLKKELVNTNKKKVKICCGTACGAMGAKRVTKAFEEEFSKGDPGVEVVTTGCQGLCQKGPVMKIEPYGYFYQKVGSERVREIIGKTFLADTPVRRLLYRESVAEEPVEKMEDIPFYKKQARVVLRNNGLIDPCNIYHYLAMDGYAALEKVLSTMSREQVVEEVKKSRLRGRGGAGFPTGTKWEVAGKAPGKIKLVIANGDEGDPGAFMDRSLMEGDPQSLLEGMIICAYAVNARYGFIYVRHEYPLAVKNLKIAIKLAEELGLLGEDILGTGFSFMVDIREGAGAFVCGEETALISSIEGQRGFPRPRPPYPAINGLWNMPTVINNVETLAQIPHIVLKGSDYYRGIGTEESPGTKVFALTGKVVNTGLIEVPMGITLREIIFEIGGGIMGGKKFKAVQTGGPSGGCLSEDHLDLTVDFDSLTQAGSMMGSGGMVVMDEDNCMLDIAKFFLSFTQKESCGKCPPCRIGTFQMLRILEKITSGDGEEGDIERLEKIGNIVKKSSLCGLGQTAPNPVLSTIKHFREEYEEHINDKFCGANVCTGIGVYRIEGSECFLCGVCKEVCAFDAVKETRSGFYIDKEYCTQCKACYGICPVNAVKIGKEVLPWIIPEQCEGCSDCVDACIVHGLRMYKTKKEGIFLPWLKVYDECVSCGKCAAVCATGGIIMTTHIEEARERFSTRRPMGLVIDDEEKKCDEGDESDEVASGKPDKDAVTQSE
- the cooS gene encoding carbon monoxide dehydrogenase codes for the protein MSGNQLSGNKWAEQIIQWGKSYWMETCFDRAQALKPCPSGAVGACCKICHMGPCRFTQSSEERIEKGVCGSKLSTVVARNFLRMAAAGAAAHSDHAREMVLTLRGVARGEIREFKITDTKKLYRIAGILEIDTEGRDTDDIAGEVAQRFIDDFGRQWGVLNYVKRAPEKTLQRWEQWGVVPGGVDREVTEALHRTGIGVDHDPDSLLLSALRVSIADGWGASMIATDISDILFGTPQPVKAEAGFGIFKENEVNLIIIGHDPSLARAILDVISEPDMIEHARSKGAEGINLGDIFVMRHGLPTAGGFTNQELCLITGLIDAIVLDSQCIMPTLTAVAYNFHTKVISTSRKAHFPEAIHLEYDVHKAKETAREIIKLAIDNYPNRTGMGERVTETSSFLSGFSHEYLEHMNGDGANLSFALINNAVVEGRIRGIVGLVGCDNPRVQATGIHTCLARELIKDDILVFSTECGAAACAVSGLLDPETAIEEAGPGLRGICEEIGIPPILHLGACHDNSRLLTILSAMASEGGLSDEIGGMPVVIIAPEWMAEKEIAVGCYFAASGIPVILGGTSPVGASEDVTKMMTEIWYERFKGAIHFEPDYEKMFDLALEYIDRSREELNLKVYEFGT
- a CDS encoding metallo-beta-lactamase superfamily protein, with product MESIGEWDLETVEAAVTILVDNTVMELIPGSEIIERISKPNKNFIAEHGFAALIETGGKRILVDTGATGIALEHNLGLIGLSVDDIDVTFLSHGHSDHTGGIQRVRGRIMAHPDTFNKRYIESKGGVIFDLSSPEIDLESRNIELHREPLKLAGGVMTTGEIPRLHEWEELKVFRIQRNGKMLNDRVLDDQGVIINTNKGLVIIAGCSHAGIVNTIEHAIEITGITTVYCVIGGFHLIGPGEDKIDRTIEEFRRLKIGKLIPLHCTGFEAIKRISIAFPVEFEYATTGCRMEF
- the nadE_2 gene encoding NH(3)-dependent NAD(+) synthetase translates to MIETRDISDTEKKFSHLRGILSSLEGVCVAFSGGVDSTFLLRVARDVLGDRVVAVTAASPTYPERELKEAIAIANGMNVKHIVVDSNELEIPGFSENRPDRCYFCKSDLFSKMKPLAEEYGICNVVDGSNFDDTGDYRPGRKAAEELGVRSPLAEAELTKKEIRDISKQLGLSTWDKPSLACLSSRIPYGEEITEDKLKKVEQAERVLRELGFTQFRVRHHNGIARLEFLPEEMSFFNNTDLRLLIDTNLKRIGFHYVTVDLLGYRTGSMNEVLDKNEG
- the hndC_3 gene encoding NADP-reducing hydrogenase subunit HndC — translated: MEGKSKVKVEDIKSAAEERRCPVQMALYYVEEFLKGPMCGRCYPCAFGSYEAKVRLLNITEGEGDEKDISALKDIAENMLLSSFCRKGKDTAKFLLEWMDRGLSQEHFDDKCHELECPAFVEYRVIPEKCILCGLCKDECRYNAIIGEKSAGFKTGYLPYEIRDRRCTCCGDCVDVCPTGAIVVIQRKTGEAVKGEEEAVAR
- a CDS encoding DsrE/DsrF-like family protein, whose translation is MAKLVVLVLSDPKDRRKVFTGLKFAKMAKESGELEDVKVIISAQAVDIFKDAAFKEVIDEVKDAVSVQACRMNAEGADVVKEVEASGVSLAPVGKELIGLIKEGYEVITF
- a CDS encoding AIR carboxylase translates to MRGDYLKELLNKVKKGQIDVNNALKKLKTLPYEDIGFAKVDNHRSIRQGAPEIIYGEGKTPEQIVSIIEVLIKGGNDAIVTRTDKDVFKQVKKRYKKAVYNEQARMIVIKRRKKDKEKENTGLILVISAGTSDIPVAEEAAVTAEAMGNKVERLFDVGVAGIHRLFDNVNLITSATVLIVVAGMEGALPSIVGGIVDKPVIAVPTSVGYGASFQGVAALLGMLNSCASGVSVVNIDNGFGAGYMANLINRLHR
- the hndA_3 gene encoding NADP-reducing hydrogenase subunit HndA gives rise to the protein MEIEWLDIEMEIGIGEVISEQDRKRGLLIPILHKIQEEYGYLPGEVLEGLSVRLALPLVEIYSVASFYSQFHFTPRGKNIVRVCVGTACHVRGASKVLDTLEKHFKIGAGETTGDLTLTLETVGCVGCCGLAPVLTVNEDIIGETGPGKLKKLIERIEEE